The proteins below come from a single Miscanthus floridulus cultivar M001 chromosome 1, ASM1932011v1, whole genome shotgun sequence genomic window:
- the LOC136506777 gene encoding uncharacterized protein isoform X1, which yields MSSSPVDFVEAIDRDSLDLGLILFVARVSLFSLVMKVEGFCTINNTGRKAYTKGRLIKWDVEVASFSFDLLLTSLRNEFQWSSSQSPSVWFFDKRLCEDVRIENDFQMHDLFEIYKDQMRCEVLVFDSCLRQSDEFTNLDPICVIPPEFSIHGNPSSKDIPPAQPSDNDEYPLEPEPDREPDMFDNDEEYVGVDDEGLYMPVQAANNAEPCNNHAHTADDDDYVHVADQFDDVGAAEGGVPLEAEVNDADPEEVQVIYDPENPKIEKGERFPDIVAFRKAVRHHAVVKGFEFGKIITDKTRFITTCKAEGCPWRIHASRIFDGKTIEIKTLCAEHKCATTKLQENKMATQGWAAERLGDWLKRHPTKTPTDCKDKLEGDYGIKLKYSKAWSGMKVALEQIHGKYEESFQLLFNWAAQIAKSSPGSHVQIEVEMVEGKQRFRRIFVALKPCIDGFLEGCRPFIGIDASCLYGKYRGQLASATGIDGHNWLYHIAYAIFDTENEDNWTWFMQQLHIAIGDVPNLVICTDACKGLEKAVGAVFPNAENRECMRHLYQNFMKHYTGDVFTDHLYPAARSYTKGMFKWHMKKIFDFAPGTIEYLDTHHSRIWYRSSFSENNKCDALTNNVSESFNAQVKKFKGLLLHELVDKLRELIMEKRYLRKKLARQWHDRILPNVIKELNLISNHLTVLKVSVSDDDIAEVTIVDQWNNQKRETVDLQNHNCSCREWQVTGKPCRHALAWILSNRGMKIEDYVHEYYSVAKFKKAYEARVEPIPDRSQWPEVDLGFKVHQPLLGRGPGRPKVQRIRGCMEKRATKKKVRCKRCGGLGHFQKSCKEPEVGQDGERGPCRNHCRKRTIEDDAGTSQPQVNKKKKKKTTTAKKKTPVKKKLKRAKANPPPTAVTSITKLVFDP from the exons ATGAGCTCGTCCCCGGTAGATTTCGTTGAGGCTATTGATAGGGATTCATTGGATTTGGGGTTGATTTTGTTTGTTGCTAGGGTTTCGTTGTTCTCGCTAGTGATGAAAGTAGAAGGATTCTGTACCATAAACAACACTGGTAGAAAAGCATACACAAAGGGACGCTTGATTAAGTGGGATGTTGAAGTAGCTTCATTTTCCTTCGATTTGCTGTTGACAAGCCTGCGCAATGAGTTCCAGTGGTCCAGTAGCCAGTCTCCTAGTGTGTGGTTCTTTGACAAAAGGCTATGTGAAGATGTGAGAATAGAAAATGATTTTCAGATGCATGACTTGTTTGAAATATATAAGGATCAGATGCGCTGTGAAGTTCTTGTGTTTGACAGTTGTCTTAGACAGTCTGATGAGTTTACAAACCTAGACCCAATATGTGTGATTCCACCTGAGTTTTCTATTCACGGCAACCCCAGTAGCAAAGACATTCCACCAGCCCAGCCTTCTGATAATGATGAGTATCCATTAGAGCCTGAGCCTGACAGGGAACCTGACATGTTTGACAATGATGAGGAGTATGTCGGTGTTGACGATGAAGGACTGTACATGCCTGTGCAGGCAGCTAACAATGCAGAACCTTGTAACAACCATGCTCATActgctgatgatgatgactatGTTCATGTTGCTGATCAGTTTGATGATGTTGGTGCTGCTGAAGGAGGTGTTCCTCTTGAGGCAGAGGTAAATGATGCAGATCCAGAGGAGGTTCAAGTTATCTATGATCCTGAAAACCCCAAGATAGAGAAGGGAGAAAGATTTCCTGACATTGTTGCATTTAGGAAGGCAGTGAGACATCATGCAGTGGTGAAAGGGTTTGAATTTGGTAAAATCATTACAGATAAGACTAGGTTTATTACTACATGTAAAGCTGAAGGGTGTCCTTGGCGTATACATGCTTCAAGGATCTTTGATGGCAAGACAATAGAG ATCAAAACGCTATGTGCAGAACATAAATGTGCTACTACTAAACTCCAAGAAAACAAAATGGCAACCCAAGGCTGGGCTGCAGAAAGGTTAGGGGATTGGTTGAAGAGGCATCCTACTAAGACTCCAACAGATTGCAAGGACAAATTAGAGGGTGACTATGGTATCAAGCTCAAGTACTCCAAAGCATGGTCTGGCATGAAGGTAGCACTAGAGCAGATCCATGGAAAGTATGAGGAGAGTTTTCAGCTTCTGTTCAATTGGGCAGCTCAGATTGCCAAATCATCACCTGGCAGTCATGTGCAGATAGAGGTAGAGATGGTTGAGGGCAAGCAGAGATTTAGGAGGATTTTTGTAGCTCTTAAGCCATGTATTGATGGCTTTCTAGAGGGATGCAGACCATTTATAGGGATTGATGCTTCATGTTTGTATGGCAAGTACAGAGGACAGTTGGCATCTGCAACTGGTATAGATGGGCACAATTGGTTGtatcacattgcatatgcaatttttGACACTGAGAATGAGGATAACTGGACATGGTTCATGCAACAGCTGCACATAGCCATTGGTGATGTTCCAAACCTTGTTATTTGTACAGATGCTTGTAAAGGTTTGGAGAAGGCTGTTGGAGCTGTATTCCCAAATGCTGAAAATAGGGAATGCATGAGACACCTTTACCAGAATTTCATGAAGCACTACACAGGTGATGTTTTCACTGATCACCTATACCCAGCAGCTAGGAGCTACACAAAAGGAATGTTCAAATGGCACATGAAGAAaatatttgattttgcacctggAACAATTGAGTATCTTGACACACACCATAGTAGGATATGGTACAGGAGTTCTTTTTCTGAAAACAACAAGTGTGATGCCTTGACTAATAATGTGTCAGAGAGTTTTAATGcacaagtgaagaaattcaagGGTCTATTGCTGCATGAACTGGTAGACAAGTTGCGGGAGTTGATAATGGAGAAGAGATACTTGAGGAAGAAACTGGCTAGACAGTGGCATGACAGGATTCTCCCTAATGTTATTAAGGAACTTAATCTGATTAGCAATCACCTGACGGTCCTCAAAGTATCTGTAAGTGATGATGACATTGCTGAAGTTACCATTGTGGACCAATGGAACAACCAGAAGCGCGAAACAGTAGACCTACAAAATCACAATTGTTCTTGCAGGGAGTGGCAAGTCACCGGAAAGCCTTGTAGACATGCTTTGGCCTGGATATTGTCCAATAGAGGGATGAAAATAGAAGATTATGTGCATGAGTACTACTCAGTGGCTAAATTTAAGAAAGCTTATGAGGCAAGAGTTGAACCTATACCTGATAGATCCCAGTGGCCTGAAGTTGATCTTGGGTTCAAAGTGCACCAACCATTATTGGGTAGAGGACCAGGGAGGCCAAAGGTGCAAAGGATTAGAGGATGCATGGAGAAAAGGGCTACCAAGAAAAAGGTGAGATGTAAAAGATGTGGAGGACTTGGCCACTTCCAAAAAAGCTGCAAAGAGCCAGAGGTTGGTCAAGATGGTGAAAGAGGTCCATGCAGGAACCATTGTAGAAAGAGGACCATAGAAGATGATGCAGGTACCTCACAACCACAGGTgaacaaaaagaagaaaaagaagacaaCCACAGCCAAGAAAAAAACACCTGTGAAGAAGAAGCTGAAAAGGGCAAAGGCAAACCCACCTCCCACTGCTGTGACTAGTATCACAAAGCTTGTCTTCGATCCATAG
- the LOC136506777 gene encoding uncharacterized protein isoform X2 codes for MGETQPRGTAEMADDEGGVSLFSLVMKVEGFCTINNTGRKAYTKGRLIKWDVEVASFSFDLLLTSLRNEFQWSSSQSPSVWFFDKRLCEDVRIENDFQMHDLFEIYKDQMRCEVLVFDSCLRQSDEFTNLDPICVIPPEFSIHGNPSSKDIPPAQPSDNDEYPLEPEPDREPDMFDNDEEYVGVDDEGLYMPVQAANNAEPCNNHAHTADDDDYVHVADQFDDVGAAEGGVPLEAEVNDADPEEVQVIYDPENPKIEKGERFPDIVAFRKAVRHHAVVKGFEFGKIITDKTRFITTCKAEGCPWRIHASRIFDGKTIEIKTLCAEHKCATTKLQENKMATQGWAAERLGDWLKRHPTKTPTDCKDKLEGDYGIKLKYSKAWSGMKVALEQIHGKYEESFQLLFNWAAQIAKSSPGSHVQIEVEMVEGKQRFRRIFVALKPCIDGFLEGCRPFIGIDASCLYGKYRGQLASATGIDGHNWLYHIAYAIFDTENEDNWTWFMQQLHIAIGDVPNLVICTDACKGLEKAVGAVFPNAENRECMRHLYQNFMKHYTGDVFTDHLYPAARSYTKGMFKWHMKKIFDFAPGTIEYLDTHHSRIWYRSSFSENNKCDALTNNVSESFNAQVKKFKGLLLHELVDKLRELIMEKRYLRKKLARQWHDRILPNVIKELNLISNHLTVLKVSVSDDDIAEVTIVDQWNNQKRETVDLQNHNCSCREWQVTGKPCRHALAWILSNRGMKIEDYVHEYYSVAKFKKAYEARVEPIPDRSQWPEVDLGFKVHQPLLGRGPGRPKVQRIRGCMEKRATKKKVRCKRCGGLGHFQKSCKEPEVGQDGERGPCRNHCRKRTIEDDAGTSQPQVNKKKKKKTTTAKKKTPVKKKLKRAKANPPPTAVTSITKLVFDP; via the exons ATGGGTGAGACGCAGCCGCGCGGCACGGCGGAGATGGCGGACGACGAGGGCGG GGTTTCGTTGTTCTCGCTAGTGATGAAAGTAGAAGGATTCTGTACCATAAACAACACTGGTAGAAAAGCATACACAAAGGGACGCTTGATTAAGTGGGATGTTGAAGTAGCTTCATTTTCCTTCGATTTGCTGTTGACAAGCCTGCGCAATGAGTTCCAGTGGTCCAGTAGCCAGTCTCCTAGTGTGTGGTTCTTTGACAAAAGGCTATGTGAAGATGTGAGAATAGAAAATGATTTTCAGATGCATGACTTGTTTGAAATATATAAGGATCAGATGCGCTGTGAAGTTCTTGTGTTTGACAGTTGTCTTAGACAGTCTGATGAGTTTACAAACCTAGACCCAATATGTGTGATTCCACCTGAGTTTTCTATTCACGGCAACCCCAGTAGCAAAGACATTCCACCAGCCCAGCCTTCTGATAATGATGAGTATCCATTAGAGCCTGAGCCTGACAGGGAACCTGACATGTTTGACAATGATGAGGAGTATGTCGGTGTTGACGATGAAGGACTGTACATGCCTGTGCAGGCAGCTAACAATGCAGAACCTTGTAACAACCATGCTCATActgctgatgatgatgactatGTTCATGTTGCTGATCAGTTTGATGATGTTGGTGCTGCTGAAGGAGGTGTTCCTCTTGAGGCAGAGGTAAATGATGCAGATCCAGAGGAGGTTCAAGTTATCTATGATCCTGAAAACCCCAAGATAGAGAAGGGAGAAAGATTTCCTGACATTGTTGCATTTAGGAAGGCAGTGAGACATCATGCAGTGGTGAAAGGGTTTGAATTTGGTAAAATCATTACAGATAAGACTAGGTTTATTACTACATGTAAAGCTGAAGGGTGTCCTTGGCGTATACATGCTTCAAGGATCTTTGATGGCAAGACAATAGAG ATCAAAACGCTATGTGCAGAACATAAATGTGCTACTACTAAACTCCAAGAAAACAAAATGGCAACCCAAGGCTGGGCTGCAGAAAGGTTAGGGGATTGGTTGAAGAGGCATCCTACTAAGACTCCAACAGATTGCAAGGACAAATTAGAGGGTGACTATGGTATCAAGCTCAAGTACTCCAAAGCATGGTCTGGCATGAAGGTAGCACTAGAGCAGATCCATGGAAAGTATGAGGAGAGTTTTCAGCTTCTGTTCAATTGGGCAGCTCAGATTGCCAAATCATCACCTGGCAGTCATGTGCAGATAGAGGTAGAGATGGTTGAGGGCAAGCAGAGATTTAGGAGGATTTTTGTAGCTCTTAAGCCATGTATTGATGGCTTTCTAGAGGGATGCAGACCATTTATAGGGATTGATGCTTCATGTTTGTATGGCAAGTACAGAGGACAGTTGGCATCTGCAACTGGTATAGATGGGCACAATTGGTTGtatcacattgcatatgcaatttttGACACTGAGAATGAGGATAACTGGACATGGTTCATGCAACAGCTGCACATAGCCATTGGTGATGTTCCAAACCTTGTTATTTGTACAGATGCTTGTAAAGGTTTGGAGAAGGCTGTTGGAGCTGTATTCCCAAATGCTGAAAATAGGGAATGCATGAGACACCTTTACCAGAATTTCATGAAGCACTACACAGGTGATGTTTTCACTGATCACCTATACCCAGCAGCTAGGAGCTACACAAAAGGAATGTTCAAATGGCACATGAAGAAaatatttgattttgcacctggAACAATTGAGTATCTTGACACACACCATAGTAGGATATGGTACAGGAGTTCTTTTTCTGAAAACAACAAGTGTGATGCCTTGACTAATAATGTGTCAGAGAGTTTTAATGcacaagtgaagaaattcaagGGTCTATTGCTGCATGAACTGGTAGACAAGTTGCGGGAGTTGATAATGGAGAAGAGATACTTGAGGAAGAAACTGGCTAGACAGTGGCATGACAGGATTCTCCCTAATGTTATTAAGGAACTTAATCTGATTAGCAATCACCTGACGGTCCTCAAAGTATCTGTAAGTGATGATGACATTGCTGAAGTTACCATTGTGGACCAATGGAACAACCAGAAGCGCGAAACAGTAGACCTACAAAATCACAATTGTTCTTGCAGGGAGTGGCAAGTCACCGGAAAGCCTTGTAGACATGCTTTGGCCTGGATATTGTCCAATAGAGGGATGAAAATAGAAGATTATGTGCATGAGTACTACTCAGTGGCTAAATTTAAGAAAGCTTATGAGGCAAGAGTTGAACCTATACCTGATAGATCCCAGTGGCCTGAAGTTGATCTTGGGTTCAAAGTGCACCAACCATTATTGGGTAGAGGACCAGGGAGGCCAAAGGTGCAAAGGATTAGAGGATGCATGGAGAAAAGGGCTACCAAGAAAAAGGTGAGATGTAAAAGATGTGGAGGACTTGGCCACTTCCAAAAAAGCTGCAAAGAGCCAGAGGTTGGTCAAGATGGTGAAAGAGGTCCATGCAGGAACCATTGTAGAAAGAGGACCATAGAAGATGATGCAGGTACCTCACAACCACAGGTgaacaaaaagaagaaaaagaagacaaCCACAGCCAAGAAAAAAACACCTGTGAAGAAGAAGCTGAAAAGGGCAAAGGCAAACCCACCTCCCACTGCTGTGACTAGTATCACAAAGCTTGTCTTCGATCCATAG